Genomic segment of Gemmatimonadaceae bacterium:
GGCCCCGGCCAGACAGAAATCCGACGTGGCGATGAGCGTGTCGGGGCCGTTCGACTTGGCGATGTAACGAAGGGTGTCGCCGTTGGTGACGGTCGCCGTGTGCGAACCCACGTGGACCCAGCGCACGCCTTGGCCGCCTTTGGGTACCAACGCGCCGTTCACTCGCACGAGACCGGCCGCAATCGCGACGCCCGTGTCATTGACCGCGCTCAAGGTCGAATCGTGCGTCGTGAGGACGCGGACGCCGCCCACGACGACGGTCTCGTTGCGCGAGGCCGGCGTGGTGACGAACCGGGGATCGGGAAGCGCGATCGTCACTGCCGAGCGTCCGACCTTCTGGCCAACGAGCCTTCGAATGCGACCGCTCGACGTGTCGGAGGTTCCAGGCGACGCGAACGCGACGACGCTGTTGTCGGCCGAGGTCCAATTGAACGTCAACGATTGGATTTGATGTCCGGAGGCGTCGAGAGCCTGCGCGGCCGCGACGCTCGAGTCGCCGACGACGAGTGTGTCGTGCGAGACGTCGATGCGCAGCTGCGCTCCGAAGGTCTGCGGGCCGTTGGGAAGATTTTCGTCGCAGGCGGAAGCGACGATCAATCCGGCGCAAAGGAACGGGAGGGCTCGTCGCATCAGCGGACCCCTCCGACGCGAGGCACGCGGATCGATAGCCCGACACCGATCAGACCGCGCGACCGATCGTCCTCGAGCGTCGCGCCGCTGAAGTACCACTCCGAAGCGCTCGCGCGGATCGCGATCACGCGATAAAGCGGCACCTCGAGCGTGAGTCCGACACCGCCGCCGAACGAGCCGGACGACGAAAAGCTGTACCTCGGCACGTGGCCGACGACGCCGTTCGTGCCGATGAAGTCGTAGCCGGTCGAGTCGACGGAGCGCTGTGCCTGTCCGCCGAACGCGCCGATCGACGGAATGGCGAGGAGACGTCCCCATGCCAGTGGCAAACCAGCCGAAACAAACCCGCCCTGCACCGTGCTCAGGTCGCGCGCGATCCGCAGATACCCGGCGTCGACTGCCCAGTGCGGACGGCGCAGCGACACGTCGGCGGACATACTGCCCAACGCATTCCGGTTGAGAGGGAGCGCGTTGGCCTGCAACCACTCGCCGCCGAGGACGACGCCGTGGTTGAACGTCGGGCTGGTGGAGGTAGAACGCTGCGCAAAAGTGGGAGAGGCGCAGGCCAAGCTTGCGACCACCACCGAGGCGCGGGCAGCGTTCCGAGAGAGGCGAGACATGTGAGTGAGAAAAACGTTAGGCTGGACTCACGGTCGCCATCGGCGGCGTTGCAACCGCAAGCTTCAATTGTAGTCCATATATATGATGCCGCCGACAAAAACGCGAGAGGGTCGCCGCAGAATGGGACCGCCCATCTCTGAGGCGATGCAACAGGTCGTGGGCTTAACCGGACACCGTGAAAGCGCGTCACTACCGACAACGCAAAAACCTCAACGCAGACGACGCAGACCGGAATGACAATCCCGCAGTTGACAAGAATGACAATCTGCGGGATCGCGGTTCAAAATCCGGGTCGTCTGCGTTGAATTCCTCTCCGCCCCACCTAAGAACGCGCCGGGCGAGAAAAAGCGGCCGCTGACCGTTACCGCCCCCTCCCCAGAACGGCGCGCGCGGCGATCACGCCACGGAACTGCGCCTCCTCGAACAGCGACAAGCCGCTCAAGTCCGAGTGCGCGAGATGAAGTCCCGGCGGTAGCGACCGCGCCACGGCGGCGGTCGAGGCCAAGAAACCAACGGACGGCCGTACCATCGCGTGTCCGAGCCGCATCACGTCGATCCGCGACACGCACTCGCGAATGTCGGGGTGTGCTCGTTCCAGATCGGCGACGATGCGATCGACGCAGTCGGGCCAAGTGAGCGCGAGCAGATCGCGCCGCCCGTCCGCCGGCGTGCGATTCGCCAGCGACCAGTAGTAGGTCCACACCGCGCGCTCCGAATGCGTGCGCAGCGACTGATGCGTCGCATCGACGTAGCCGAGCGACGGCGAATCGTAGATCACGTTGTCCCACGACAGCGGCGCACCGCGGCCGCGCTCCCGCGGCAAACGGTCGAGCGTAAGGTTCGCCGTCAGCCAAGGAGAGTAGACGAGCGGCACCCGCCGCGGCGCGAGCTCCGGAACGACGTGCGGCAGCAAGAACGACGGCGCCGCGAAGATCACCGACGCGGCGAGATACGTCCCCTTTGTCGAGATGACTCGCCAACGCGCGCCGGCTCGCTCGATTCGTGCCGCCGGCTCGGCGGGCCGAATGTGGTCCGCCAGCATCGCGATCAAGCGCTTCGCGATCCAGCCGTTTCCCTCAGGCCACGTGAGCGGTCCCTGCTCGTCGTGCGGGCGCGAGGCGAAGTAGTGGATGCCCGCCCACGCCGACGTGTCCCTCGCCAGCGCGCCGTAGTCGTCGCGGCACGCATAGTCGATGAACCAGCGCATCGCCGGCGTGTCGAGCTGATGCTGCGCGAGCCACTCCGCCATCGACACACGATCCAACGGAGAATCGCGCCGCACACCGTCGGCCATCGGGATCGTGAATTCACCGCTCGCCCGATGGGCGGCGATCAGCTCGTCGAAGCGGCTGAACGCGGCGCGACCCGTGGCGTCGAGCGCGAAATCGGGCTCGATGCCGTCGTGCCACTCGCCGTGCGCGAAGAGACGCTCTTGCGGCGAGAAGCACAGATATCGCTCCTCCCACGCGCCGTCGCGCAGTACGTCGAGCTCCTCGAACAGCTCGCGCACGAGCGATGACTTGACGCCGGGCACCGGCACGTAGTGCGCCGCCCACGGGTACGCCGAGACGTCGTTCTGGCCGGAGCGCGCGTTGCCGCCGGCCACCGATTCGAGCTCGAGGATCACGAAATCGGTCATGCCGCTGCGCCGCAGCTCCCAGCCGGCGCTCAATCCCGCGATTCCCCCCCCGACGATCACGATTGGGATGCGAGATTCGGGCGCGCGCGAAACCGGCATCGTCCCGTCGCGCAGCCGGTGACCGAACGCGCCGCCGTCGTCCACGAATCCACCGGCGATCGTTCGCGGCGATTTTCGCGTCAACCCGATGAGGGCGGGCGCGAGCAACGGCACTCCGACCAGTGGAGCCGTCAACGCGCCCAGAAACGCACGCCGCTTCACGACGCTACCGGTTGATCTTGTCGAACTCTTCGCCGTAATACCGCACGAGCATCTGATCGTTCAGATGGTTCGCGCGCGCGGGGACGGGCGCCATGTCGCGCGGAAACTGAAATGCTTCGTTCACCGCGGCGGCCGTCAGGAAGCGCAGCCCGTTCGGCAACTCGCTCGGCGGCGTGTACGCATCGTGCGAGGCGAGCACGAACCCCCACTCGCCGAACGACGGCACGTAGACGTGGTACGGGTAGGTCTTCAGCCCCGCCGACCTGAGCGTCTCGACGATCGACCAGAACGATTGC
This window contains:
- a CDS encoding NAD(P)-binding protein — its product is MKRRAFLGALTAPLVGVPLLAPALIGLTRKSPRTIAGGFVDDGGAFGHRLRDGTMPVSRAPESRIPIVIVGGGIAGLSAGWELRRSGMTDFVILELESVAGGNARSGQNDVSAYPWAAHYVPVPGVKSSLVRELFEELDVLRDGAWEERYLCFSPQERLFAHGEWHDGIEPDFALDATGRAAFSRFDELIAAHRASGEFTIPMADGVRRDSPLDRVSMAEWLAQHQLDTPAMRWFIDYACRDDYGALARDTSAWAGIHYFASRPHDEQGPLTWPEGNGWIAKRLIAMLADHIRPAEPAARIERAGARWRVISTKGTYLAASVIFAAPSFLLPHVVPELAPRRVPLVYSPWLTANLTLDRLPRERGRGAPLSWDNVIYDSPSLGYVDATHQSLRTHSERAVWTYYWSLANRTPADGRRDLLALTWPDCVDRIVADLERAHPDIRECVSRIDVMRLGHAMVRPSVGFLASTAAVARSLPPGLHLAHSDLSGLSLFEEAQFRGVIAARAVLGRGR